One window from the genome of Rhodobacteraceae bacterium S2214 encodes:
- a CDS encoding antibiotic biosynthesis monooxygenase: MITRIYRVQIKPDLRDAFEPLFQTVARGSVADVAGCTGVIVGGPTADTPDEYAMISHWSDAQSLTDFIGSDWSKAHIPDGMEKFVVACWVHHFQHI, encoded by the coding sequence ATGATCACACGGATTTATCGGGTCCAGATCAAACCGGATTTGCGCGACGCATTTGAACCACTGTTCCAGACCGTGGCCCGCGGGTCAGTCGCGGATGTGGCGGGCTGTACTGGCGTCATCGTAGGTGGTCCAACGGCGGACACACCGGACGAATATGCGATGATCTCTCATTGGTCTGACGCACAAAGCCTGACTGATTTCATAGGCTCGGATTGGTCAAAGGCGCATATTCCGGACGGGATGGAAAAGTTCGTCGTGGCGTGCTGGGTCCACCATTTTCAACACATATAG
- a CDS encoding CTP synthase, with amino-acid sequence MARYIFITGGVVSSLGKGLASAALGALLQARGFSVRLRKLDPYLNVDPGTMSPFEHGEVFVTDDGAETDLDLGHYERFTGVHARNTDSVSSGRIYSTVLEKERRGDYLGKTIQVVPHVTNEIKDFINIGDDEVDFMLCEIGGTVGDIEGLPFFEAIRQFAHDKPRGQCIFMHLTLLPYLAASGELKTKPTQHSVKELQSIGLSPDVLVCRSEHPIPDRELEKIALFCNVRKNCVVPAYDLNSIYEAPLAYHKQGLDQAVLDAFDISPAPMPKLDVWHDVYDRIHNPEGRVKIAIVGKYTQLEDAYKSIAEALTHGGMANRVKVKIEWVDAEVFDKGDAAPHLEGYHAILVPGGFGERGTEGKIKAAQYARENNVPYLGICLGMQMAVVEAARNVAGMKDAGSEEFDHEAGKKRFEPVVYHLKEWIQGNHAVTRKADDDKGGTMRLGAYDATLVEGSKVAEVYGTTAIEERHRHRYEVDTKYREKLEAVGLTFSGMSPDGKLPEIVEWKDHPWFIGVQFHPELKSKPFAPHPLFEGFVKAAVENSRLV; translated from the coding sequence ATGGCGCGTTATATCTTTATTACTGGTGGTGTTGTTTCGTCGTTGGGCAAGGGCCTTGCGTCTGCCGCACTTGGTGCGTTGCTACAGGCACGGGGCTTTTCGGTCCGCCTGCGCAAGCTTGATCCATACCTGAATGTTGATCCGGGCACGATGTCCCCGTTCGAGCACGGCGAGGTGTTCGTGACAGATGACGGTGCTGAAACCGACCTGGATCTGGGCCACTATGAACGTTTCACTGGCGTTCATGCACGCAACACTGATTCTGTATCCTCTGGCCGGATCTATTCCACCGTGTTGGAAAAGGAACGCCGCGGCGATTACCTTGGCAAGACTATTCAGGTTGTTCCGCACGTCACCAACGAGATCAAGGATTTCATCAACATCGGCGATGACGAAGTTGATTTCATGCTTTGCGAAATCGGCGGTACTGTTGGCGATATCGAAGGCCTGCCATTCTTCGAAGCAATCCGCCAATTCGCCCATGATAAACCACGCGGTCAGTGCATCTTTATGCACCTGACGTTGCTGCCCTACCTGGCTGCGTCTGGTGAGCTGAAAACGAAACCGACACAGCACTCTGTCAAGGAACTGCAGTCTATTGGTCTGTCCCCTGACGTGTTGGTTTGCCGGTCCGAACACCCGATTCCTGATCGCGAACTCGAAAAGATCGCCCTGTTCTGTAACGTGCGCAAGAACTGCGTTGTGCCTGCTTACGATCTGAACTCCATTTACGAAGCGCCACTGGCCTACCACAAGCAGGGCCTTGATCAGGCCGTCTTGGATGCCTTTGATATCTCGCCTGCCCCGATGCCGAAACTGGATGTGTGGCACGACGTTTACGACCGTATCCACAATCCTGAAGGCCGCGTGAAAATCGCCATCGTTGGCAAATACACGCAGCTTGAAGATGCCTACAAATCCATCGCAGAAGCGCTGACGCATGGCGGCATGGCCAACCGCGTGAAGGTCAAAATCGAATGGGTCGATGCAGAGGTCTTTGATAAGGGCGACGCCGCCCCGCATCTGGAAGGCTACCACGCGATCCTGGTTCCAGGTGGATTTGGCGAACGCGGTACCGAAGGCAAGATCAAAGCGGCGCAATACGCCCGCGAAAACAACGTGCCATACCTTGGCATCTGTCTGGGCATGCAAATGGCTGTGGTCGAGGCCGCGCGCAACGTGGCTGGCATGAAAGATGCAGGGTCCGAAGAATTTGACCACGAGGCAGGCAAGAAACGCTTTGAACCTGTCGTTTACCACCTCAAGGAATGGATTCAGGGCAACCACGCTGTGACCCGCAAAGCCGACGACGACAAAGGCGGCACAATGCGTTTGGGCGCTTACGACGCGACGCTGGTCGAAGGATCGAAAGTCGCCGAAGTCTACGGCACCACAGCGATCGAAGAACGCCACCGTCACCGTTATGAGGTCGACACGAAGTACCGCGAGAAACTGGAAGCCGTTGGTTTGACGTTCTCGGGCATGTCCCCTGATGGGAAATTGCCGGAAATCGTCGAATGGAAGGACCACCCGTGGTTCATCGGCGTCCAGTTCCATCCAGAACTAAAGTCGAAACCCTTCGCACCGCACCCACTGTTTGAAGGGTTCGTGAAAGCCGCAGTCGAAAATTCGCGGCTGGTTTAG
- the secG gene encoding preprotein translocase subunit SecG: MENVILVIHLILALSLIGAVLMQRSEGGMGSMGGGGGGGGSAGSRAPATVMGKFTWILAGAFIATSIALTIVAAQQSAGASVVDRLGDVPVAEDGVATPDLGESLLPPSSDDAPLVPSGN, from the coding sequence ATGGAAAACGTCATCCTCGTTATTCACCTGATTTTGGCGTTGTCATTGATTGGCGCTGTGCTGATGCAGCGCTCTGAGGGCGGCATGGGGAGCATGGGCGGCGGCGGCGGTGGCGGCGGTTCTGCCGGTAGCCGTGCCCCTGCCACAGTGATGGGTAAATTCACGTGGATCTTGGCAGGCGCATTCATCGCAACATCCATCGCGCTTACAATCGTGGCTGCACAGCAATCCGCAGGTGCATCTGTTGTTGACCGTTTGGGCGACGTTCCGGTGGCTGAGGATGGTGTTGCGACGCCTGATCTGGGCGAAAGCCTGCTGCCACCATCATCTGATGATGCGCCGCTGGTTCCGTCAGGAAACTAA
- a CDS encoding adenylosuccinate synthase — MANVVVVGAQWGDEGKGKIVDWLSERADVVARFQGGHNAGHTLVVGEEVYKLHALPSGVVRGGKLSVIGNGVVLDPWHLVKEIETIRAQGVDITPENLMVAENTPLILPFHGELDRAREGQNSVAKIGTTGRGIGPCYEDKVGRRVIRVADLADDATLELRVDRALVHHNALRNGLGLEPIDRDALLADLREIAPAVLAYAAPVWKVLNEKRKAGKRILFEGAQGALLDIDFGTYPFVTSSNVIAGQAAAGTGMGPDAIDFVLGIVKAYTTRVGEGPFPTELDDADGQMLGERGHEFGTTTGRKRRCGWFDATLVRQTCITSGVTGIALTKLDVLDGFETLKICTGYELDGERLDYLPTAADQQARCVPIYEEMPGWSETTEGARSWADLPAAAIKYVRRVEELIDCPVALLSTSPERDDTILVTDPFAD, encoded by the coding sequence ATGGCAAACGTAGTCGTCGTGGGCGCTCAGTGGGGCGATGAAGGCAAAGGCAAGATCGTAGACTGGTTGTCCGAGCGGGCCGATGTGGTTGCGCGCTTTCAGGGTGGTCATAACGCAGGCCACACATTGGTCGTCGGTGAAGAGGTCTACAAACTGCATGCGCTGCCGTCTGGTGTGGTGCGGGGCGGTAAGCTGTCGGTGATCGGCAACGGCGTTGTTCTTGATCCATGGCATCTGGTCAAAGAAATCGAAACGATCCGCGCACAGGGCGTTGATATCACGCCTGAAAACCTGATGGTTGCTGAGAATACACCGCTGATCCTGCCGTTCCACGGTGAACTTGACCGGGCGCGCGAAGGCCAGAATTCGGTCGCGAAAATCGGCACTACTGGTCGCGGTATCGGTCCTTGCTACGAAGATAAAGTTGGCCGTCGCGTCATCCGCGTCGCTGATCTGGCCGACGATGCGACGCTGGAACTGCGTGTTGATCGGGCTTTGGTGCACCATAATGCGCTGCGCAATGGACTTGGTCTTGAGCCAATCGACCGTGACGCGTTGCTGGCTGATTTGCGTGAAATCGCGCCAGCCGTGTTGGCCTATGCTGCTCCCGTTTGGAAAGTGCTGAACGAAAAGCGCAAAGCCGGTAAACGGATTTTGTTTGAAGGGGCGCAAGGCGCGTTGCTCGACATCGACTTCGGGACATACCCGTTTGTGACGTCTTCCAACGTGATCGCGGGTCAAGCGGCAGCGGGCACAGGCATGGGTCCAGACGCGATCGATTTCGTTCTGGGCATCGTGAAAGCCTACACAACACGCGTCGGCGAAGGCCCGTTCCCGACTGAACTTGATGATGCCGACGGTCAAATGCTGGGCGAACGCGGCCACGAATTTGGCACTACAACTGGGCGTAAACGCCGCTGTGGTTGGTTCGATGCGACACTGGTGCGCCAGACATGTATCACATCAGGCGTGACCGGTATCGCATTGACAAAACTTGATGTTTTGGACGGTTTTGAGACGCTGAAAATTTGCACCGGCTACGAATTGGACGGCGAACGTTTGGACTATTTGCCAACAGCCGCCGATCAACAAGCGCGTTGTGTACCAATCTACGAAGAGATGCCGGGTTGGTCCGAAACCACTGAAGGCGCGCGCAGCTGGGCAGATCTGCCAGCCGCTGCCATCAAATACGTGCGCCGCGTGGAAGAGTTGATCGACTGTCCGGTCGCACTACTTTCCACATCACCAGAACGCGACGATACTATCTTGGTAACCGACCCGTTCGCCGACTAA
- a CDS encoding DUF2842 domain-containing protein, translated as MALSYKARKRWALFVLIFGIPLYIVMAVTIMNWLYPDPLNRPSVLVEVGVYIGLGVLWAFPLKAIFKGIGQADPDA; from the coding sequence ATGGCGCTTAGCTATAAGGCCCGCAAACGCTGGGCATTGTTCGTGCTGATTTTTGGGATACCGCTGTACATTGTTATGGCGGTGACCATCATGAATTGGCTGTATCCTGATCCGCTCAATCGGCCTTCAGTGCTGGTTGAAGTCGGCGTCTACATCGGGCTGGGCGTGCTTTGGGCGTTTCCGTTGAAGGCAATCTTCAAAGGGATCGGGCAGGCTGATCCGGACGCATAA
- a CDS encoding GNAT family N-acetyltransferase — MIRPLQTYDASRAVLIFYDAIMNGAADAYNLDQRRAWAGPVPDIDGWQNRFDGVSGFVAEHGNQMLGFMTIDDAGYIDLAFVHSDHIGTGVGSQLYAAVEEWAVARQIPRLTSDASIKAEPFFMRQDWVINAKQDVTKNGVTLSNFRMSKVLAPLMRPDQPARSL; from the coding sequence ATGATCAGGCCGCTGCAAACTTACGACGCAAGTCGTGCCGTTTTGATTTTCTACGACGCGATCATGAACGGCGCGGCTGACGCCTATAACTTGGATCAACGCCGCGCGTGGGCTGGCCCTGTGCCGGATATTGATGGATGGCAGAATCGTTTTGATGGCGTCAGCGGATTTGTCGCTGAACATGGTAACCAGATGCTTGGCTTCATGACCATTGATGACGCTGGCTATATCGATCTGGCCTTTGTCCATTCCGATCACATCGGGACAGGGGTCGGATCGCAGCTATATGCAGCCGTCGAAGAATGGGCCGTCGCCCGTCAAATCCCCCGATTGACCAGCGACGCCAGCATCAAGGCCGAACCATTCTTCATGCGCCAAGACTGGGTCATAAACGCAAAACAGGATGTCACCAAAAACGGCGTCACCCTGTCCAATTTCCGTATGTCGAAAGTCCTCGCGCCGCTTATGCGTCCGGATCAGCCTGCCCGATCCCTTTGA
- a CDS encoding thiamine diphosphokinase, with the protein MTELIVDAAEPIALIGGADLGPEHLNILQTLTQTFVAADSGADHLRRAGITPKAVIGDFDSLSAAARTEFAPQLHHLPEQDTTDLEKALSCVSAPVLIGAGFLGGRLDHSFASFNALARSCGKRLILLSDTECCFLSPSTQWDIELPEGTPFAILPMTDVRATTNGLVWDMDDMALSPVGRVSSSNKTKAPIVTVRVTGAAIVTLPIEMLQAAIAVVRAE; encoded by the coding sequence ATGACAGAGCTGATTGTTGACGCCGCCGAACCGATTGCTTTGATCGGTGGTGCGGACCTTGGGCCAGAACATCTTAACATACTGCAAACACTGACCCAAACCTTTGTTGCGGCCGACAGCGGCGCGGATCATTTGCGCCGCGCGGGGATCACGCCAAAGGCGGTTATCGGCGATTTCGACAGCCTTTCGGCAGCGGCGCGGACGGAATTCGCGCCACAATTACATCATCTCCCTGAGCAAGACACGACCGACCTCGAGAAGGCTTTAAGTTGTGTATCTGCTCCCGTCCTGATCGGTGCGGGATTCTTAGGGGGGCGGTTGGATCATTCGTTTGCGTCGTTCAACGCACTTGCGCGATCATGCGGGAAGCGCTTGATTTTGCTGTCAGACACCGAATGCTGTTTTCTGTCGCCGTCAACGCAGTGGGACATTGAATTACCCGAAGGCACACCGTTCGCGATCCTACCGATGACGGATGTGCGCGCGACAACAAACGGACTGGTGTGGGACATGGACGACATGGCGCTTAGTCCGGTTGGCCGTGTCAGTTCGTCGAACAAGACCAAAGCGCCAATCGTAACAGTCCGTGTGACCGGCGCGGCTATTGTGACGCTTCCGATCGAGATGCTTCAAGCTGCGATAGCCGTTGTTCGCGCAGAATGA
- a CDS encoding DMT family transporter has translation MSQDRPFLGILLMLGFCVLAPLGDAMAKVLGGTVALMGLICVRFGVQAILLTPLVLLRGQSLRPPAGTFPKILLRTCLHIAGVALMFSSLRYLPLADALAIAFVMPFIMLILGHFVLHEVVGPHRIWACAIGFVGTLLVIQPNFAAVGWPALLPLGVAVVFALFMLVTRQIAKTIDAVHLQAISGLQALVILIPLLIAFPNVPGFDLSWPAQTDVILLLILGVLGTIAHLMMTGSLRYSPASTLAPMQYLEIPFGTAIGWLIFKDLPNGLAALGICITISAGLYIILREQRLSQLEASRSEASQ, from the coding sequence ATGTCCCAAGACCGCCCCTTTCTCGGCATCCTTCTTATGCTCGGTTTCTGCGTGCTCGCACCGCTTGGCGACGCCATGGCAAAGGTGCTGGGCGGCACGGTTGCACTGATGGGTTTGATCTGCGTCCGGTTCGGCGTCCAGGCGATCTTGTTGACCCCGCTCGTTCTATTGCGCGGTCAATCTTTACGGCCGCCTGCAGGCACGTTTCCCAAAATTCTATTGCGGACGTGTTTGCACATCGCGGGGGTCGCGCTGATGTTTTCAAGCCTGCGGTACTTGCCGCTCGCAGACGCGCTTGCGATCGCCTTTGTTATGCCGTTCATCATGTTGATACTGGGTCACTTTGTCCTGCACGAAGTTGTCGGCCCCCATCGCATTTGGGCCTGCGCCATTGGCTTCGTCGGTACGCTACTCGTGATCCAACCCAACTTTGCCGCCGTCGGGTGGCCCGCGCTTTTGCCGCTTGGTGTCGCAGTTGTCTTTGCCTTGTTCATGCTGGTGACACGACAAATCGCGAAAACAATTGATGCGGTTCACCTCCAAGCGATCAGCGGGCTGCAAGCCTTGGTCATCCTGATCCCCTTACTGATCGCGTTTCCGAATGTGCCTGGTTTTGATCTTTCCTGGCCTGCACAAACTGACGTGATCCTACTTCTGATCCTCGGCGTCCTTGGCACTATCGCCCACCTGATGATGACAGGCAGCTTGCGCTATTCGCCCGCGTCAACGCTGGCCCCGATGCAATATCTTGAGATTCCTTTTGGAACCGCCATTGGATGGCTGATATTCAAAGACCTGCCGAACGGCTTGGCCGCACTTGGGATCTGCATCACGATCTCAGCCGGACTTTACATCATTCTGCGCGAACAACGGCTATCGCAGCTTGAAGCATCTCGATCGGAAGCGTCACAATAG
- a CDS encoding L-serine ammonia-lyase, translating into MFLSVFDMFKVGLGPSSSHTIGPMVAAARFLDHLRSQPFAVAGVKASLHGSLAFTGVGHATDRAVILGLAGFRADDYDKAKADAAFDDIRTSKQLTPNDLPALRFDPATDLLFDYGAPLPGHANGMKLHGTDSQGDVIISQTYYSIGGGFVLTDKELADGKDTDTGAPVPFPFQTAAEMLTMADTSGKSIADMKRANELSRMAHADLDRGLTRIWDVMAACIDRGLATDGTLPGGLNVKRRAKGIHDALQAERGMNLSAPHTINDWMSTYAMAVNEENADGGQVVTAPTNGAAGVVPATIRYYLDHVPGATITRVPDFLLTAAAIGGLIKFNASISGAECGCQAEVGSAAAMAAAGLCAALGGSPTQIENAAEIALEHHLGMTCDPVKGLVQVPCIERNGLGAIKAVSAASLALRGDGTHLVPLDAAIETMRQTGVDMSEKYKETALGGLAVNVPNC; encoded by the coding sequence ATGTTTCTGTCCGTATTCGATATGTTCAAGGTGGGACTTGGTCCTTCATCGTCCCACACCATCGGCCCGATGGTGGCTGCTGCCCGTTTCTTGGATCATCTGCGGTCCCAACCTTTTGCTGTTGCTGGCGTCAAAGCATCCCTGCACGGCTCACTTGCGTTCACGGGCGTCGGGCATGCGACGGATCGTGCCGTCATCTTGGGGCTGGCGGGGTTTCGGGCGGATGATTACGACAAGGCCAAAGCAGACGCAGCCTTTGATGATATTCGAACGTCGAAACAACTAACACCAAACGACTTGCCAGCTTTGCGGTTCGATCCTGCGACAGACCTATTGTTCGATTATGGTGCCCCCCTGCCCGGTCACGCCAATGGGATGAAATTGCACGGCACAGACAGCCAAGGCGACGTCATCATCAGCCAGACCTATTATTCCATCGGCGGCGGTTTTGTCCTGACCGATAAGGAATTAGCGGACGGAAAGGACACCGATACCGGCGCACCAGTCCCCTTTCCATTCCAAACGGCGGCGGAAATGCTAACGATGGCCGACACGTCCGGCAAATCAATCGCCGATATGAAGCGTGCCAATGAACTGAGCCGGATGGCGCATGCAGATTTAGATCGCGGATTGACCCGCATTTGGGACGTGATGGCAGCCTGCATAGATCGGGGGCTTGCTACCGACGGGACCCTACCCGGTGGCCTGAATGTCAAACGTCGCGCCAAGGGCATCCATGATGCCCTGCAAGCGGAACGCGGCATGAACCTATCCGCCCCGCATACCATCAATGATTGGATGTCGACCTACGCGATGGCGGTGAATGAGGAAAACGCGGATGGGGGGCAGGTCGTCACGGCCCCCACCAATGGGGCCGCAGGCGTGGTGCCCGCGACGATCCGCTACTACCTAGATCATGTGCCCGGTGCCACGATCACGCGGGTCCCTGACTTTTTGCTCACGGCGGCGGCCATCGGCGGATTGATCAAATTCAACGCGTCGATTTCAGGTGCTGAATGCGGATGCCAAGCCGAAGTAGGCTCTGCCGCCGCCATGGCAGCTGCGGGTCTTTGTGCAGCGCTGGGTGGGTCACCCACGCAAATCGAAAATGCAGCTGAAATCGCGCTGGAACATCATCTTGGCATGACCTGCGACCCCGTCAAAGGATTGGTGCAAGTTCCCTGCATCGAACGCAACGGGTTAGGCGCGATCAAAGCGGTCTCTGCGGCTTCGCTGGCATTGCGCGGCGACGGCACACACCTTGTCCCGCTTGATGCAGCGATCGAAACCATGCGGCAAACGGGCGTGGATATGTCAGAAAAATACAAAGAAACCGCGCTTGGCGGTCTGGCGGTAAACGTCCCTAACTGCTGA
- a CDS encoding glutathione S-transferase N-terminal domain-containing protein: protein MTDDLVLHYAPDNASLSVRLLLAEMDMPHRLVLVDRATKEQRSAAYLAMNPNGLIPTLETPDGPLFETAAILLWLADQRPGTVFPAPDTGPRDIALTRLFWLSNTVHPALRMLFYPDVYMASDPAGLRQQARLRLTSYFTQLDTHWDNVACPALACYHAPMLRWCALYGGDTTWFDLSKWPTLHNFAVAYENRPLVSEVCQVEGLGQTPFSKPSPARPLEGSAA from the coding sequence ATGACTGACGATTTGGTTCTTCATTACGCGCCTGACAACGCATCGCTTAGCGTGCGGCTTTTGCTTGCCGAAATGGATATGCCCCACCGACTTGTGCTGGTTGATCGCGCGACCAAAGAACAGCGTTCTGCAGCCTACCTTGCGATGAACCCCAACGGTTTGATCCCCACGCTGGAAACGCCTGACGGTCCGCTGTTTGAAACTGCGGCAATCCTTCTGTGGCTGGCTGACCAGCGCCCCGGCACCGTCTTTCCCGCGCCGGATACAGGCCCGCGTGATATCGCCCTGACGCGCCTGTTTTGGCTGTCGAATACCGTGCATCCAGCGTTGCGCATGTTGTTCTATCCTGACGTTTACATGGCGAGCGATCCCGCAGGGCTGCGGCAGCAAGCCCGCCTGCGCTTGACGTCATATTTCACGCAACTAGACACCCATTGGGACAACGTCGCCTGCCCCGCACTGGCCTGTTATCACGCCCCTATGCTGCGGTGGTGCGCGCTTTACGGCGGTGACACGACTTGGTTCGATCTGTCAAAATGGCCGACCTTGCACAACTTTGCCGTTGCTTACGAAAACCGCCCGCTTGTCAGCGAAGTTTGCCAAGTAGAGGGTTTAGGACAAACGCCTTTTTCCAAACCCAGCCCTGCCCGCCCCCTAGAAGGAAGCGCTGCCTAA
- a CDS encoding DUF4329 domain-containing protein, producing MKQFLIPLAIIATPVAAQHNAEVALAKATLEALQGPSFAANREYCGYIVIDADGELAATPAVQGAIGHCEADEPPEDSVPIASYHTHGAFDYDTPAEFPSVGDLEADEAEGVDGYISTPGGRFWYVDGVDQIASQLCDVGCLSQHPDFEAGLDGELQISYTIDELRALEAE from the coding sequence ATGAAACAGTTCCTGATCCCTTTGGCCATCATAGCCACCCCTGTCGCCGCACAACACAACGCCGAAGTTGCATTGGCCAAAGCAACCCTTGAAGCGCTTCAAGGCCCTTCTTTTGCGGCCAATCGTGAATATTGCGGCTACATCGTGATCGACGCTGACGGCGAACTAGCAGCAACCCCTGCCGTCCAAGGTGCAATCGGCCACTGCGAAGCAGATGAGCCACCCGAAGACAGTGTACCAATCGCGTCTTACCATACGCATGGCGCGTTCGATTATGACACGCCAGCCGAATTTCCATCTGTTGGCGATCTGGAAGCGGATGAAGCCGAAGGCGTCGATGGCTACATTTCCACACCGGGCGGACGGTTTTGGTATGTCGACGGCGTCGATCAAATCGCAAGCCAACTATGTGACGTCGGTTGCCTGTCCCAACACCCCGACTTTGAGGCTGGTCTCGATGGTGAATTGCAAATCAGCTACACTATAGATGAACTGCGCGCGCTTGAGGCCGAATAA
- the rpiA gene encoding ribose-5-phosphate isomerase RpiA has protein sequence MSSDLSPIDKAKFVAAKRAAQFVQSGMKVGLGTGSTAAWLVQCLGERVRDEGLAIKGIPTSSRTAQLARDVGIDVISLDEAQTLDLTIDGADEYDGKLNLIKGGGGALLQEKIVATASERMVVIADASKRVETLGAFPLPVEVIPFGWQTTKALIEETLIGLDVLGRTTSLRMNGDAPFHTDEGNHILDLHLNRIGDPRQLSMIINQIPGVVENGLFLDICDAIVVGYGDGRVEVTDIHEGSVEETRFDFVEKDNIFADIAD, from the coding sequence ATGTCGTCTGACCTGTCCCCCATCGACAAAGCAAAATTTGTGGCTGCAAAGCGGGCGGCTCAATTCGTGCAAAGCGGCATGAAAGTCGGTCTTGGAACAGGATCAACTGCTGCGTGGTTGGTGCAATGTTTGGGTGAACGGGTGCGCGATGAAGGGCTTGCGATTAAGGGCATTCCGACATCCAGCCGCACCGCCCAACTGGCCCGCGACGTTGGTATCGACGTCATCTCGCTTGATGAAGCGCAGACGCTGGATTTGACGATTGATGGTGCTGATGAATATGACGGCAAGCTGAACTTGATCAAGGGCGGTGGTGGCGCGCTGTTGCAGGAAAAGATCGTTGCGACTGCGTCCGAACGTATGGTCGTCATCGCAGACGCGTCCAAAAGGGTCGAAACGCTTGGTGCATTTCCATTGCCGGTTGAGGTCATCCCGTTTGGTTGGCAAACGACAAAGGCGCTGATCGAGGAAACATTGATTGGGTTAGATGTGTTGGGCCGGACGACCAGTCTGCGCATGAATGGTGACGCGCCGTTTCATACCGACGAAGGCAACCACATCCTTGATCTGCACCTCAACCGTATCGGTGATCCGCGCCAATTAAGTATGATTATCAATCAGATACCGGGCGTGGTCGAGAATGGTCTGTTCCTTGATATCTGCGACGCCATTGTCGTGGGGTATGGCGATGGGCGTGTCGAAGTGACGGATATTCATGAAGGATCAGTCGAAGAAACCCGTTTTGATTTTGTCGAAAAAGACAACATCTTTGCGGATATCGCCGACTAA
- a CDS encoding crotonase/enoyl-CoA hydratase family protein — MTDTVLFDVQDDIAIITLNRPEQRNAINPDACTALREAVDRLENTPELRVGILRGAGLVFCAGMDLKAFQAGQANDILLGEHGFAGFVKRNRSKPIIAEVQGAALAGGFELMLACDLIIAADDAVFGLPEPTLGIVAGAGGAVRLGAHLPAVIANEILLTGQLFSAEKAVEWGLINRAVSPSDLSDATLELAKTIAKNAPIAIAETLSLTALRGRADDAMWDANDQAIKQISATQDAHEGIAAFLEKRKPKWSGR, encoded by the coding sequence ATGACCGACACCGTTCTTTTCGACGTCCAAGACGATATCGCGATCATCACGCTCAACCGTCCCGAACAGCGCAATGCGATCAACCCCGACGCTTGTACCGCACTGCGCGAAGCCGTAGATCGCCTTGAAAACACACCGGAATTACGGGTCGGCATCTTGCGCGGCGCAGGACTCGTGTTCTGCGCGGGCATGGATCTGAAGGCGTTTCAAGCGGGGCAAGCAAACGACATATTGCTGGGCGAACACGGCTTTGCAGGATTTGTGAAACGGAACCGCAGCAAGCCGATTATCGCGGAAGTCCAAGGCGCCGCGCTTGCTGGTGGTTTCGAATTGATGCTGGCCTGCGACCTGATCATCGCGGCTGACGATGCCGTTTTCGGGTTGCCCGAGCCTACGCTTGGCATTGTGGCTGGTGCCGGCGGTGCCGTCCGGTTGGGCGCCCACCTACCGGCAGTCATTGCCAACGAAATTTTGCTGACAGGTCAGCTCTTTAGCGCTGAAAAAGCAGTGGAATGGGGTTTGATCAACCGCGCGGTTTCGCCGTCCGACTTGTCAGATGCGACGCTTGAGCTTGCCAAGACCATCGCAAAAAATGCGCCCATCGCGATTGCAGAAACCCTAAGCCTGACAGCGTTGCGCGGGCGTGCCGATGACGCCATGTGGGACGCGAACGACCAAGCGATCAAACAGATCAGCGCAACACAAGACGCGCACGAAGGCATCGCCGCATTCTTGGAAAAACGTAAACCAAAGTGGTCGGGGCGTTAG